The following are encoded together in the Candidatus Omnitrophota bacterium genome:
- a CDS encoding MerR family transcriptional regulator yields MKKISAQDIVKKFNIRYPTLNYYTTIGLLPLLGKNGNQRIYDEGEVKRRLEEITRLSQEGYPLNLIRKKLLGV; encoded by the coding sequence ATGAAGAAGATCTCCGCGCAAGATATCGTCAAAAAGTTCAACATAAGATACCCTACCCTGAATTACTATACCACCATAGGACTATTACCGCTTTTGGGCAAGAATGGAAATCAGCGAATATATGATGAGGGTGAAGTGAAGCGCCGGCTCGAAGAGATAACGCGCCTTTCGCAGGAAGGGTATCCGTTAAATCTTATAAGAAAGAAACTTTTAGGTGTATGA